The Terriglobales bacterium genome includes a region encoding these proteins:
- a CDS encoding reverse transcriptase domain-containing protein produces the protein MEGSLVTSRLGRRLRWNDVYREAELYKAALRVYTKPLFHWRKALATSSDGHTLYDLAGRGLRGLDAIHQALAHHDFRFRPALALHYNFNGKHRTLYVSPWEERIVDLVLYRLLNQRLHAWFSPHSYAYRTRSFGLDRCQAGIADILRGPQPIYVLKRDISNYFASVNHEILIEQLGGLVDPDDYLFELLEQRVRFSYLEQGAEREAGVGIPFGSATACVLANVYLTQLDHELSSLPGISYFRYADDILLLSSDRKGLLDASHRLEENLAHLRLRTKATHQGDFVLSAECVSDAAFQWTPRFRHLGLEFRAGGGVALSRDKFRKICNLFRFAFRRNRSRLKKVLEPETRARLAVEIAARTVDAGVRNVAILDYYLKHVDDEEQLRRLDRWLAEEVLSVAFGGGHRKGYFRRIPFAALRAMGLPSLVHRRRLIRHQQVEAPFFIWKKQQRSRAFEGTVARRRARKGTAAFSPVPEAAAG, from the coding sequence GTGGAAGGGTCGCTTGTAACTTCGCGTCTGGGCCGGCGGCTGCGCTGGAATGACGTCTATCGCGAAGCCGAGCTCTACAAGGCCGCGCTGCGTGTCTACACCAAGCCGCTCTTCCACTGGCGCAAGGCTCTGGCGACTTCGAGCGACGGCCACACCCTCTACGACCTGGCCGGCCGCGGCCTGCGCGGGCTGGACGCCATCCACCAGGCGCTGGCTCACCACGACTTCCGCTTCCGTCCTGCCTTGGCGCTCCACTACAACTTCAACGGTAAGCACCGGACCCTGTACGTCTCGCCCTGGGAAGAGCGCATCGTGGACCTGGTGCTCTATCGCTTGCTGAACCAGCGCCTGCACGCTTGGTTCTCGCCGCACTCCTACGCCTACCGCACGCGCAGCTTCGGGCTCGACCGTTGCCAGGCAGGGATCGCCGACATCTTGCGGGGACCGCAGCCCATCTACGTCCTCAAGCGCGACATCTCCAACTACTTCGCCTCGGTCAACCACGAGATTCTGATAGAGCAGTTGGGCGGGCTGGTGGATCCGGACGACTACCTGTTCGAGCTGCTCGAGCAGCGGGTGCGCTTTTCGTATCTGGAGCAGGGAGCGGAACGGGAAGCGGGCGTGGGTATCCCCTTCGGCTCGGCCACCGCCTGCGTGCTTGCCAACGTTTATCTGACTCAGCTCGACCACGAGCTTTCCTCGCTGCCCGGGATCTCCTATTTCCGCTATGCTGACGACATCCTTCTTCTGTCCTCGGATCGGAAGGGGCTTCTGGACGCGAGCCACAGGCTGGAAGAAAATCTGGCGCACCTTCGCCTGCGCACCAAAGCCACGCATCAGGGAGATTTCGTACTGAGCGCAGAGTGCGTCTCCGACGCCGCGTTCCAGTGGACGCCGAGGTTCCGCCATCTCGGCCTGGAGTTCCGCGCCGGCGGAGGCGTGGCCCTCTCCCGTGACAAGTTCAGAAAGATCTGCAACCTGTTTCGCTTCGCCTTCCGCCGCAACCGCTCGCGCTTGAAGAAGGTCCTGGAGCCGGAGACGCGCGCCCGGCTGGCAGTCGAGATCGCCGCCCGCACGGTGGACGCCGGCGTGCGCAACGTTGCCATCCTCGACTACTACCTCAAGCACGTGGACGACGAGGAGCAACTGCGCCGCCTCGACCGCTGGCTGGCGGAGGAAGTGCTGAGCGTGGCCTTCGGCGGCGGCCACCGCAAGGGCTATTTCCGGCGGATCCCCTTTGCCGCGCTGCGGGCGATGGGACTGCCTTCGCTGGTCCATCGCCGCCGCTTGATCCGGCACCAGCAGGTGGAGGCGCCATTTTTCATCTGGAAGAAGCAGCAACGGTCGAGAGCATTCGAGGGGACGGTCGCCAGGCGGCGGGCCCGCAAGGGAACCGCCGCTTTCTCTCCGGTCCCAGAAGCAGCAGCCGGCTAA
- a CDS encoding acetyl ornithine aminotransferase family protein, whose translation MASKTATVTGPSIKTKLPGPNAQRILKEDDRWLSPSYTRSYPLVAQRGRGVVIEDVDGNEFLDFSAGIAVVSTGHCHPEVVAAIQKQAGELIHMSGTDFYYENMITLAERLSKIAPMPGPHKIYYGNSGTEAVEAAIKLARYHTRRQHLIAFFGAFHGRTMGSLALTSSKPQQRRRFAPLMPGVTHVPFPNLYRRPAGTDATEYARGCARFIEEKLFKTTLPPEEVAAIFVEPIQGEGGYLPAPPEFLQELRRICDENGILLVADEVQSGAGRTGKWWAIEHAGVQPDIVCSAKGIASGMPLGVVISRASIMDWVPGSHASTFGGNPVCIAAALATLDVIEREAMKNAAEVGRHILGRLSGWTAKHPMVGDVRGMGLMIAVEIVKDQKTKAIAHDERDRIVEAAFERGILFLGAGENSIRIAPPLIVTKEQADVALDVLEECIALAEKKK comes from the coding sequence TACTGTTACCGGCCCCAGCATCAAGACCAAGCTGCCCGGGCCCAACGCGCAACGCATCCTGAAGGAAGACGACCGCTGGCTCTCGCCCTCCTACACCCGCTCCTACCCGCTGGTGGCCCAGCGCGGCCGCGGCGTGGTGATCGAGGACGTGGACGGCAACGAGTTCCTCGACTTTTCCGCCGGCATCGCCGTGGTCTCCACCGGGCACTGCCATCCCGAGGTGGTGGCCGCCATCCAGAAGCAGGCCGGCGAACTCATCCACATGTCCGGCACCGATTTCTACTACGAGAACATGATCACGCTGGCCGAGCGGCTTTCGAAGATCGCTCCCATGCCCGGGCCGCACAAGATCTACTACGGGAACTCGGGGACGGAAGCGGTGGAAGCGGCCATCAAGCTGGCGCGCTACCACACGCGGCGGCAGCACCTCATCGCCTTCTTCGGAGCCTTCCACGGCCGCACCATGGGCTCGCTGGCCCTGACGTCGTCCAAGCCGCAGCAGCGCCGGCGGTTCGCGCCGCTGATGCCGGGTGTGACCCACGTGCCGTTCCCCAACCTCTACCGCCGGCCCGCGGGAACGGACGCCACCGAGTACGCGCGCGGCTGCGCCCGCTTCATCGAGGAGAAGCTGTTCAAGACCACACTGCCTCCCGAGGAGGTGGCCGCCATCTTCGTGGAGCCGATCCAGGGCGAGGGCGGATACCTGCCCGCGCCGCCGGAGTTCCTGCAGGAGCTGCGCCGCATCTGCGACGAGAACGGCATCCTGCTGGTGGCGGACGAAGTACAATCCGGCGCCGGGCGCACCGGCAAGTGGTGGGCCATCGAGCACGCCGGCGTGCAGCCCGACATCGTGTGCAGCGCCAAAGGCATCGCTTCCGGCATGCCGCTGGGCGTGGTCATCAGCCGCGCCTCCATCATGGACTGGGTGCCGGGTTCGCACGCCTCCACCTTCGGCGGGAATCCGGTGTGCATCGCCGCGGCGCTGGCCACGCTCGACGTGATCGAGCGCGAGGCCATGAAGAACGCCGCCGAGGTCGGCCGCCACATCCTGGGCCGGCTGAGCGGCTGGACGGCGAAGCATCCCATGGTGGGCGACGTCCGCGGTATGGGCCTGATGATCGCCGTGGAGATCGTCAAGGACCAAAAGACCAAAGCTATCGCTCACGACGAGCGCGACCGCATCGTCGAGGCGGCGTTCGAGCGCGGCATCCTCTTCCTGGGCGCCGGCGAGAATTCCATCCGCATCGCGCCGCCGCTCATCGTCACCAAGGAGCAGGCGGACGTGGCGCTGGACGTGCTCGAGGAGTGCATCGCGCTGGCGGAAAAGAAGAAGTAG
- a CDS encoding YraN family protein — translation MPGRLTRLAVRALDRAAKLTLRPPAGAPHLATGRRGEEEAYFHLRRLGYVMVARNYRSPRQHGEVDLIGWEGVLCFVEVKTRTTRAVMPAEAAVDAEKQHDLERVAREYLRCVAGSPAVRFDVVSVYLEAAAGAPEITLFKNAFPVS, via the coding sequence ATGCCGGGAAGGCTGACCCGCCTGGCAGTTCGTGCGCTCGACCGAGCGGCGAAGCTCACGCTTCGTCCGCCCGCCGGGGCGCCGCATCTGGCCACCGGGCGCCGCGGGGAAGAGGAAGCCTACTTCCACCTGCGGCGACTGGGCTACGTGATGGTGGCGCGCAACTATCGTTCCCCACGCCAGCACGGCGAAGTGGACCTGATCGGCTGGGAGGGCGTGCTCTGCTTCGTCGAGGTGAAGACCCGCACCACCCGCGCCGTGATGCCCGCCGAGGCCGCCGTGGACGCGGAAAAGCAGCACGACCTCGAGCGCGTGGCCCGCGAGTATCTGCGGTGCGTGGCCGGTTCGCCCGCCGTTCGCTTCGACGTGGTCAGCGTTTACCTTGAGGCGGCCGCGGGAGCTCCCGAGATCACCCTATTTAAGAATGCCTTCCCGGTGTCGTAA
- the galT gene encoding galactose-1-phosphate uridylyltransferase, whose amino-acid sequence MPELRKDPVIGRWVIISSDRAKRPTDFFRESTKPKGGFCPFCYGNEGKTPPEVLAYRPNPGGGTPSPDSPGWLVRVVPNKFPALGIEGNLDRQAEGMFDKMNGIGAHEVIIETPDHNQTLATLPEKRIEEVLWAFRDRIVDLKKDKRFKYILIFKNHGESAGASLEHSHCQLIALPILPRLVGEELQGAKQYYTLKERCVFCDIIRQEMDSGVRVVAENENFVTLAPYAPRFPFETWILPKQHESAFENSASRIYENLARALKTLLQKTDRVLDNPSYNLVLHSSPVQEATNDYYHWHIELMPKLTKTAGFEWGTGFYINPTPPEEAARFLREASVETPQPVAV is encoded by the coding sequence TTGCCCGAGCTCAGGAAAGACCCTGTCATCGGACGTTGGGTCATCATCTCCAGCGACCGCGCCAAGCGCCCCACCGATTTCTTCCGCGAGTCCACCAAGCCCAAGGGGGGATTCTGCCCCTTCTGCTATGGCAACGAGGGCAAGACGCCGCCGGAGGTCCTGGCCTACCGTCCCAATCCCGGCGGCGGAACGCCGTCCCCGGACAGTCCCGGGTGGCTAGTGCGCGTGGTGCCCAACAAGTTTCCGGCGCTGGGCATCGAGGGCAACCTCGACCGCCAGGCCGAGGGCATGTTCGACAAGATGAACGGCATCGGTGCCCACGAGGTCATCATCGAAACGCCGGACCACAATCAGACTCTGGCCACGCTCCCGGAGAAGCGCATCGAGGAAGTGCTCTGGGCCTTCCGCGACCGCATCGTGGATCTGAAGAAGGACAAGCGCTTCAAGTACATCCTCATCTTCAAAAACCACGGCGAGTCAGCGGGCGCCTCTCTCGAGCACTCGCACTGCCAGCTCATCGCCCTGCCCATCCTTCCCCGGCTGGTGGGAGAAGAGCTGCAGGGCGCCAAGCAGTACTACACCCTGAAGGAGCGCTGCGTGTTTTGCGACATCATCCGCCAGGAGATGGATTCCGGCGTGCGCGTGGTGGCCGAGAACGAGAATTTCGTCACCCTGGCTCCCTACGCCCCGCGCTTCCCCTTCGAGACCTGGATCCTGCCCAAGCAGCACGAGTCAGCCTTCGAGAACTCCGCCTCCCGCATCTATGAGAACCTCGCCCGCGCGCTGAAGACGCTGCTGCAGAAGACCGACCGCGTCCTCGACAATCCCTCCTACAACCTGGTACTCCACTCCTCGCCGGTGCAGGAGGCCACCAACGACTACTACCACTGGCACATCGAGCTCATGCCCAAGCTCACCAAGACCGCCGGCTTCGAGTGGGGCACAGGCTTCTACATCAATCCCACCCCGCCCGAAGAGGCCGCCCGCTTCCTGCGCGAGGCCAGCGTGGAGACACCGCAGCCCGTGGCCGTGTAA